A single region of the Eremothecium gossypii ATCC 10895 chromosome V, complete sequence genome encodes:
- the POL4 gene encoding DNA-directed DNA polymerase IV (Syntenic homolog of Saccharomyces cerevisiae YCR014C (POL4)) has protein sequence MFKDHSFVFLPNGSTPRARIVAQVLRRHGGSLQEGAGDSPITYLVPDQYLTATGEVKNRELFELEEQRPGTWRKGAVRLSWVSDCVKAGQLLNKENYAVKPPQRAEGKRLGKRRRESEHSAAAAAARPATPLEGNAKVACALQQLAERCRLQGEAFRNRAYLLAREAVLELPYSIQTYEQARSLPNVGDGIAQKIALLAAGGSVPGLELELTPDERIVRYFAACHDVGPGRAQQWRALGFESFADVLRASPQWRLPWAMLYGMRFYEDWQLRIPRDEVGEHAAVLEQCAPAGMSVVIAGSYSRGSTTCGDIDVVLYREGCDDPEVLADDLTALVQRLVSIGYVECPLHLSKRLQPLFDPAVHSLARGLGVSVSGRLSEKDTLARFYSGVRLPGKAPVPPGAPAIPYVAQDRELFAPHASGSARPCRRLDLLTCKWSERGACLLYFIGNDTFNKALRTRASAQGMTLNQHGLFDKSSGACVESADEYRIMELLGFPRLEPTDEQRNRRI, from the coding sequence ATGTTCAAGGATCATAGCTTTGTATTCCTGCCCAATGGCAGCacgccgcgggcgcgcatCGTGGCCCAAGTCCTGCGGCGCCACGGCGGGTCCCTGCAAGAGGGGGCGGGCGACAGCCCCATCACATACCTAGTCCCGGACCAGTATCTGACGGCGACAGGGGAGGTCAAGAATAGAGAGCTGTTTGAGCTTGAGGAGCAGCGGCCGGGCACCTGGCGCAAGGGAGCAGTGCGGCTGTCGTGGGTTTCAGACTGCGTCAAGGCCGGACAATTGCTGAACAAGGAAAATTACGCTGTAAAGCCGCCCCAACGTGCGGAAGGCAAACGGCTAGGCAAAAGGCGGCGTGAGTCGGAGCattctgctgctgcagcagctgctcggCCCGCGACGCCGTTGGAAGGCAATGCCAAGGTGGCCTGTGCGCTGCAACAGTTGGCAGAAAGGTGCCGGCTGCAGGGGGAGGCGTTCCGCAATAGGGCGTACCTCCTGGCCCGTGAGGCGGTATTGGAGCTGCCGTACAGCATCCAAACGTATGAGCAGGCGCGATCGCTGCCAAACGTCGGGGACGGGATCGCGCAGAAGatcgcgctgctggcggcgggcggTAGCGTGCCTGggctggagctggagctgACGCCGGATGAGCGGATCGTGCGCTACTTCGCGGCGTGTCACGACGTGGGGCCggggcgcgcgcagcagtGGCGCGCGCTTGGGTTTGAGTCCTTTGCGGACGTGCTGCGCGCGTCGCCACAGTGGCGGCTGCCGTGGGCGATGTTGTACGGGATGAGGTTCTACGAGGACTGGCAGCTGCGGATCCCGCGCGACGAGGTGGGCGAGCACGCGGCCGTTCTCGAGCAGTGCGCTCCTGCGGGGATGAGCGTGGTCATTGCGGGCTCGTATAGCCGCGGCAGCACCACGTGCGGAGACATCGACGTCGTGCTGTACCGCGAGGGCTGCGACGACCCCGAGGTGCTGGCGGACGACCTCACAGCGCTGGTGCAGCGACTGGTGAGCATCGGCTACGTGGAGTGCCCGCTGCATCTCAGCAAACGGCTGCAGCCACTTTTTGACCCCGCAGTGCATTCCCTGGCCCGCGGGCTCGGAGTGAGTGTTTCTGGGCGGCTAAGCGAGAAGGACACACTGGCACGGTTCTACAGCGGAGTACGACTGCCCGGAAAGGCGCCGGTTCCGCCGGGGGCGCCTGCGATCCCGTATGTGGCTCAAGACCGCGAGCTATTTGCGCCGCACGCCAGCGGTTCCGCGCGGCCGTGCCGCCGACTCGACCTACTGACGTGCAAGTGGAGCGAGCGCGGCGCATGCCTGTTGTACTTCATCGGCAACGACACTTTCAACAAGGCTCTGCGGACGCGGGCCTCCGCGCAGGGCATGACGCTGAATCAGCACGGCCTGTTTGACAAGTCGAGCGGCGCGTGCGTCGAGAGCGCGGACGAGTACCGCATCATGGAGCTGCTCGGGTTCCCGCGGCTGGAGCCCACGGACGAGCAGCGCAACAGGCGCATATAG
- the TSR4 gene encoding small subunit rRNA maturation protein TSR4 (Syntenic homolog of Saccharomyces cerevisiae YOL022C (TSR4)) — protein MHINLKELQRTRGFHPVMSNVEEHASDNESDYGSQPGAVYLGIVDTSIKESDEVTIEDTFIGGEPVWLAEDSVPKEELLRCGACKSGKNLKLLLQAFAPLDPEQTTTICQRKGIKLSTTECINADDDRVIYVFYCTACPRKGNSVISIRGVRRKDAPNDLSAKMDIASPGRDFQLNPFGVGSEHGTGSKNSSANPFSISAAGGNPFASEAANPFSAVDATSRDDSNKRELKPSTLRKLHEAQPDKVFEASKAFPGFFLFVEEESFKNRTPDHLQLPKNLKIDKTAFEVAPETDELESNPVKLDPRTEKLAKFLDDDVFQKFQEIVGYNPYQVLRYDYGGKPLYYAQAPNNFEDLVPRPSYNPSSARIFELQLMPKMILDLEEEVSIESGMDWGTIMVFTDIENYIPDFDENGVGYVSECVRVQWEPRS, from the coding sequence ATGCACATCAACCTTAAAGAACTTCAACGCACGAGAGGCTTCCATCCAGTCATGTCGAACGTCGAAGAGCATGCATCTGATAATGAGAGTGACTACGGGTCTCAACCAGGCGCCGTATATCTCGGTATTGTGGATACTTCGATCAAAGAGTCCGACGAGGTGACAATTGAAGATACGTTCATCGGCGGAGAGCCGGTGTGGTTAGCCGAGGACTCTGTGCCTAAGGAAGAACTGCTTCGGTGTGGTGCCTGTAAGTCCGGAAAGAACCTTAagttgctgctgcaggcaTTTGCACCTTTAGACCCCGAGCAGACAACAACGATATGCCAGCGGAAGGGAATCAAGCTCAGCACAACGGAATGTATAAACGCAGATGACGACAGAGTGATCTATGTATTTTACTGCACGGCGTGCCCACGGAAGGGGAACTCTGTAATTTCGATCAGAGGTGTTAGAAGAAAGGATGCTCCTAATGACCTAAGCGCAAAGATGGACATTGCTTCGCCCGGGAGAGATTTTCAGCTAAATCCTTTCGGGGTGGGTTCAGAACATGGGACAGGGTCTAAGAATTCTTCTGCTAATCCTTTTAGTATATCTGCTGCAGGTGGGAATCCCTTTGCTTCGGAAGCCGCTAACCCGTTTTCCGCCGTCGATGCTACCTCGCGAGACGACAGCAACAAACGGGAGCTAAAGCCTAGTACGCTACGAAAATTACATGAAGCCCAGCCAGACAAGGTCTTTGAGGCTAGCAAAGCTTTCCCCGGATTTTTCCTTTTTGTAGAGGAGGAGTCCTTTAAGAACAGAACTCCAGACCACCTTCAGTTGCCTAAGAATCTAAAAATTGATAAAACAGCATTTGAAGTTGCGCCCGAAACTGATGAATTGGAGTCTAATCCGGTGAAGTTAGATCCGCGCACCGAAAAGTTGGCGAAGTTCTTGGATGACGATGTGTTCCAAAAATTCCAGGAGATAGTGGGTTACAATCCCTACCAAGTCCTACGCTACGATTATGGCGGTAAACCTTTATATTATGCGCAAGCACCTAACAATTTCGAAGACCTAGTCCCACGTCCATCATACAACCCTTCGTCGGCTCGCATCTTTGAGTTGCAACTAATGCCAAAGATGATATTGGACTTGGAAGAAGAAGTTTCTATTGAAAGTGGCATGGATTGGGGTACTATTATGGTTTTCACAGATATTGAAAACTACATTCCAGACTTCGATGAAAACGGGGTTGGATATGTGAGCGAGTGTGTTAGGGTGCAGTGGGAGCCAAGGTCCTAG
- the CTO1 gene encoding Cto1p (Syntenic homolog of Saccharomyces cerevisiae YCR015C): protein MARPGFYAACALFAATHVLSLGWSREYIARVSRVPPAQIRCNALERAGARYTGRFTRGVVTGYDKYVILGHLVAAVGGADVWYVGDSESDLPCVLRPDVTGVLIYTSDAQLQRLAALLGARAPSGAWRHVQLLHGVWCVRDWGALAALVQQSDRSTTTV, encoded by the coding sequence ctggcgcgACCGGGTTTCTACGCGGCCTGCGCGCTGTTCGCGGCTACGCACGTGCTGTCGCTCGGCTGGAGCCGCGAGTACATCGCGCGCGTCAGCCGCGTGCCGCCCGCGCAGATCCGCTGCAACGCGCTggagcgcgcgggcgcgcggtATACCGGGCGCTTCACGCGCGGTGTGGTGACGGGCTACGACAAGTACGTAATACTGGGCCACCTCGTCGCGGCCGTGGGCGGCGCAGACGTCTGGTACGTGGGCGACAGCGAGAGCGATCTGCCCTGCGTGCTGCGCCCCGACGTCACGGGCGTGTTGATCTACACCAGCGACGCGCAGCTGCAACGCCtggccgcgctgctgggAGCACGTGCACCGAGCGGCGCCTGGCGTCacgtgcagctgctccacgGCGTCTGGTGCGTCAGGGACTGGGGGGCTTTGGCCGCGCTGGTGCAGCAAAGCGACCGTTCCACCACGACCGTTTAA
- the IGD1 gene encoding Igd1p (Syntenic homolog of Saccharomyces cerevisiae YFL017C (GNA1) and YOL024W), which yields MSAPSEDFTCLDEPPAPQSTPLACVSQFSRFPTSHYRDELLSRDRSTAAGLPKSSVASGADHPQAIENMVQPRASPRRLQDLLRSASADALVAEEHENESHTQQQAQDSLTGRDRPLLKRRPSLYEDFKKNVYQRLHMFSK from the coding sequence ATGTCGGCCCCCAGCGAGGACTTTACCTGCCTAGACGAGCCACCGGCGCCACAGAGCACCCCATTGGCTTGCGTCTCCCAGTTCTCGCGGTTCCCCACCAGCCACTACCGGGACGAGCTTTTGTCACGCGACAGATCTACGGCCGCTGGTCTTCCCAAGTCATCCGTGGCTAGTGGCGCGGATCACCCCCAGGCGATCGAGAACATGGTGCAACCGCGGGCGTCTCCTCGACGGCTACAAGACTTGCTCCGCTCTGCCAGCGCAGACGCCCTTGTGGCGGAAGAGCATGAAAACGAGTCGCACACCCAGCAACAAGCTCAAGACTCCCTGACCGGACGCGACCGGCCTCTGTTGAAAAGACGGCCCTCGCTATATGAAGACTTCAAGAAGAATGTTTATCAACGATTGCACATGTTCAGTAAATAA
- a CDS encoding trimethyllysine dioxygenase (NOHBY501; No homolog in Saccharomyces cerevisiae; Syntenic homolog of Kluyveromyces lactis KLLA0A10945g) codes for MEIKSLKKADTIFDSYVELALCAESSVFHWIYLRDNCTCTECFHDATVQRTLDTFDELPWKVCRQSYSAEAPKEAEFEIREGKLRVRWPDEHVSEFSEDWLRRHSYQPPLSTKPKALSLPAKSHWDRAEFNKLLGDGAHFCTRYDNLPSELPTVLREIYEFGFTFVRNVPVSIEATKTVSELISIIRPTHYDTGVWEFTSDLAKHDTAYTTVGISMHTDGNYWHELPGLQLFHLLEHSGGEGGETQIVDVAKVVDQLRELAAQDESWRTTYKVLTEHPLAFHQSGELDSVFYQADYPTLTLDATGELEQCRWNTSDRISQAPLAPGSPYTVPQVYQALFRLDSLIKDEKNYVQFKMQPGTIFIFDNWRVLHARTSFTGCRRLCGSYLTRDDFLARFRSIVFDREAIKDEIYQ; via the coding sequence ATGGAAATCAAAAGTTTGAAGAAGGCGGACACCATTTTTGACTCGTATGTCGAGCTCGCGCTGTGCGCGGAGTCATCGGTGTTCCATTGGATATATCTGCGCGACAATTGCACCTGCACGGAGTGCTTCCACGACGCAACGGTTCAGCGGACGCTAGATACCTTCGACGAGCTGCCATGGAAAGTGTGTCGGCAGTCATACTCCGCAGAGGCTCCCAAAGAGGCCGAGTTTGAGATCCGAGAGGGCAAGCTTCGGGTGAGATGGCCGGACGAGCACGTAAGCGAATTCTCGGAGGACTGGCTGCGTCGCCATAGCTACCAGCCTCCGTTGTCGACGAAGCCCAAGGCGCTTTCATTGCCTGCGAAGTCGCACTGGGACCGCGCGGAGTTTAATAAGCTGCTCGGCGACGGCGCGCACTTCTGCACCCGATATGACAACCTGCCCAGCGAGTTGCCCACCGTGCTCCGGGAGATATACGAGTTTGGGTTCACGTTTGTGCGGAATGTGCCCGTAAGCATTGAGGCCACCAAGACGGTTTCCGAGTTGATCTCGATAATAAGGCCCACGCACTACGACACCGGGGTATGGGAGTTCACGTCGGACCTTGCCAAGCACGACACCGCCTACACGACGGTCGGCATCAGCATGCACACGGACGGAAACTACTGGCACGAGCTTCCCGGGTTGCAGCTGTTTCACCTGCTGGAGCATTCGGGTGGAGAGGGCGGTGAGACCCAGATAGTGGACGTCGCGAAGGTCGTCGaccagctgcgcgagctcgcgGCGCAGGACGAGTCTTGGCGCACGACCTACAAGGTCTTGACCGAGCATCCCCTGGCATTCCACCAGTCGGGCGAGCTTGACAGCGTGTTCTACCAGGCGGATTACCCAACGCTGACCCTCGATGCTACAGGTGAGCTGGAACAGTGTCGGTGGAACACAAGCGATCGGATCTCGCAGGCACCACTGGCGCCTGGCTCGCCATACACTGTTCCCCAGGTTTACCAGGCTCTATTCCGCCTCGATTCCTTGATAAAAGATGAGAAGAACTACGTGCAGTTCAAAATGCAGCCGGGAACCATCTTCATATTTGATAATTGGAGAGTCTTGCATGCGCGGACTTCCTTCACTGGCTGCAGACGACTATGTGGTTCCTACTTGACCAGGGACGACTTTTTGGCCAGGTTCCGCTCCATTGTATTCGACAGAGAAGCCATCAAAGATGAGATATATCAGTAA
- the LAG2 gene encoding Lag2p (NOHBY503; No homolog in Saccharomyces cerevisiae; Syntenic homolog of Kluyveromyces lactis KLLA0A10989g): METEMESALRCVMRYREQEDVDLRYMAVRELCGELRNRQDHVLQGLDGLPGTLKAVTHEVIVRSLDDQSEVQGMVCRELLAGIGDCAVPYVVAQLVGELGGSGQGRRWEVVLQYLRAVLGGGGRRARDVDEGDVAAYVRALAREREPSALWHRVLAALCSGGTVQSDELVDAVYAEARRAGSADARGAVVAVVGGVGGARAARVLARCEDAELLEQVARAHALKFGRVWPAVVRRWAVGELGSGPAGFRLVRHLCVLMLRADAELLRAVCARCAEALATAASWHAEPTVGGGAAEDDADDLQLSDEGSELMLSEDEDQGAARQRDCVQLGAAAVALLGALPALPAETVQAVQRLPAPFAAELQPQLVALTARHAAFVDWTIRQFGDVAQEALPALSPAQAAELAAARPERSRFLAPGDGIPAELRAAVYAHANSGSVPTELLQQWQNRRVASKPYVDSTLRLVADLLALDSVSLNVHQWCIEMLAWVGDEYAFYRATVIPLMIPPLKPPKRFVHVMQVGTMKQREDESTHIRALVARALLSWLEDAAVSWDYNQVTHLLELLKYPLRDVPLKGISLEILDMAVERYGGLLAHYDAELVQSVIDQASVQYPAETAHLAARFALIASSL; the protein is encoded by the coding sequence ATGGAGACGGAGATGGAGAGCGCGCTGCGGTGCGTGATGCGCTATCGCGAGCAGGAGGATGTAGATCTTCGGTACATGGCGGTGCGGGAGCTGTGCGGCGAACTGCGAAACCGGCAGGACCACGTGCTGCAGGGGCTGGACGGGCTGCCCGGGACGCTCAAGGCGGTGACGCATGAGGTGATCGTGCGGTCCCTGGACGACCAGTCGGAGGTGCAGGGCATGGTGTGCCgggagctgctggcgggGATCGGCGACTGCGCGGTGCCGTACGTAGtggcgcagctggtgggcgagctcggcggcagcggccaGGGGCGGCGGTGGGAGGTGGTGCTGCAGTACCTTAGGGCGGTGCTcgggggcggcgggcggcgagCACGTGACGTGGATGAGGGGGACGTTGCGGCGTACGTgcgggcgctggcgcgggaGCGCGAGCCGTCGGCGCTGTGGCACCGGGTGCTAGCGGCGCTGTGCAGCGGGGGCACGGTGCAGAGCGACGAGCTGGTGGACGCGGTGTACGCGGAGGCGAGGCGGGCCGGGAGCGCggacgcgcgcggcgcggtggtggcggtggtaggcggcgtgggcggcgcgcgcgcggcgcgggtGCTGGCGCGGTGTGAGGAtgcggagctgctggagcaggtCGCGCGGGCGCACGCGCTGAAGTTTGGGCGCGTGTGGCCGGCGGTGGTGCGGCGGTGGGCGGTGGGCGAGCTGGGCAGCGGGCCGGCGGGGTTCCGACTGGTGCGGCACCTGTGTGTGCTGATGCTGCGCGCGGAcgcggagctgctgcgcgcggtgtgcgcgcgctgcgcggaAGCGCTGGCAACCGCGGCTAGCTGGCACGCGGAGCCGACCGTCGGCGGGGGAGCCGCGGAGGATGATGCGGACGATCTGCAGCTATCGGACGAGGGCAGCGAGCTGATGCTGagcgaggacgaggacCAGGGCGCGGCGCGACAGCGCGACTGCGTGCAGCtgggcgcggccgcggtggcgctgctgggcgcgctgccggcgctgccggccgagacggtgcaggcggtgcaacggctgccggcgccgtttgcagcggagctgcagccgcagctGGTGGCACTGACGGCGCGGCACGCGGCGTTCGTGGACTGGACGATCCGGCAGTTCGGGGACGTTGCGCAGGAGGCGTTGCCAGCGCTCTCGCCGGCGCAGGCCGCAgagctggcggcggcgcggcccgAGCGGAGCCGGTTCCTGGCGCCCGGCGACGGCATCCCCGCGGagctgcgggcggcggtGTACGCCCATGCAAACTCCGGCTCCGTGCCGACCGAGCTGTTGCAGCAGTGGCAGAACAGGCGCGTCGCGTCGAAGCCGTATGTCGACAGCACTCTGCGGCTGGTCGCCGACCTGTTGGCGCTGGACTCCGTGTCGCTGAACGTCCACCAGTGGTGCATTGAGATGCTGGCCTGGGTGGGCGACGAGTACGCGTTCTACCGCGCGACCGTGATCCCACTCATGATCCCGCCGCTCAAGCCCCCGAAGCGCTTCGTCCACGTCATGCAGGTCGGCACCATGAAGCAACGCGAGGACGAGTCTACGCACATCCGCGCGCTGGTGGCGCGGGCTCTGCTCTCGTGGCTGGAGGACGCCGCTGTCTCGTGGGACTACAACCAGGTCACGCACCTGCTGGAGTTGCTGAAGTACCCGCTGCGCGATGTGCCGCTCAAGGGGATCTCCCTTGAGATTCTGGACATGGCGGTCGAGCGCTACGGCGGTCTCCTCGCGCACTACGACGCCGAGCTTGTCCAGAGCGTCATAGACCAGGCATCTGTACAGTACCCAGCGGAAACCGCGCACCTAGCTGCGCGCTTTGCCCTCATCGCCAGTAGTTTGTGA
- the IFM1 gene encoding translation initiation factor 2 (Syntenic homolog of Saccharomyces cerevisiae YOL023W (IFM1)): MFLLRRSTSVVSRQLLAPGRHAWAPIQPVAWTASRQYAKRPKKAKLKRPKAKLKPLTFPIPPYISANNLANLLKMNINTLIGDLKKLGFEKAKADYIISRDYIELILEEYSYQLPSGREIVTPENVYDELKQPADPKALKDRPPVVTIMGHVDHGKTTILDYLRKSSIVSQEFGGITQHIGAFQVVTPVSKRKITFLDTPGHEAFLKMRERGANITDIVVLVVSAEDSIKPQTIEAIKHVKKSGNELIVAITKVDKLRSAKEKETVINKIMNDLLQHEIHAEDLGGNVPVIPISAKSGENMDLLEENIILVSDGMELQAEVGKNTLVEGWILESEVQKTLGNVSTVLIKKGIIRKGAVLLSGNTYCKVRNLIGENGASVAMATPAQAVEVTGWKQLPMAGDQVIQVDSEAIAKKYVGKRLHLIELEKEASTVDKMNEARALVHETPTDLGTDDTEPEPVVPEGPRSVNFIVKADFYGSLEAITESISHLGNDEVICKVVEASVGIPTINDLSLARITDSVILCFNLGNLPGDVLNNKEKIEIRQYTVIYKLIEDVTERLTENLEPIYEDKVIATADIKEIFMFDLKHKVIRIAGCKVNNGKLTRNSLVKITRGPEEKVIFDGKLATLKQGKEAAKEVTKGNECGVTFDDFEDYLAGDKILVYEKVKVPRYL; this comes from the coding sequence ATGTTTCTCCTTAGAAGGAGTACAAGTGTTGTCTCACGACAATTACTGGCGCCGGGACGGCATGCCTGGGCTCCGATACAGCCTGTAGCATGGACAGCTAGCCGGCAGTATGCGAAACGACCAAAGAAAGCAAAATTAAAGCGCCCGAAGGCCAAGTTGAAGCCTCTTACCTTTCCAATCCCGCCCTATATCTCGGCGAATAATCTGGCTAATCTCTTGAAGATGAACATCAACACGCTTATTGGTGATTTAAAGAAGCTTGGGTTTGAAAAGGCCAAGGCGGACTACATTATTTCCAGAGACTACATCGAGCTAATATTGGAGGAGTATAGCTACCAACTGCCCTCCGGCAGGGAAATTGTCACTCCGGAGAACGTTTACGATGAATTGAAGCAGCCTGCAGACCCGAAGGCCCTGAAGGACCGGCCACCTGTTGTGACGATTATGGGTCACGTTGATCACGGCAAAACCACCATATTGGACTATCTGCGGAAGTCGAGCATCGTTTCGCAGGAGTTTGGTGGCATTACACAACACATTGGTGCGTTCCAGGTTGTCACACCTGTTTCGAAGCGGAAGATCACGTTTTTGGATACGCCCGGGCACGAAGCATTTTTGAAGATGAGGGAACGGGGCGCGAATATTACCGATATCGTTGTCTTGGTAGTATCTGCCGAAGACTCAATTAAACCCCAGACCATTGAAGCGATTAAGCATGTCAAAAAATCAGGGAATGAGCTGATTGTCGCCATAACCAAGGTGGACAAACTCCGGTCGGCAAAAGAAAAGGAAACTGTGATCAACAAAATAATGAATGATTTGCTACAGCATGAAATACATGCTGAAGATCTGGGTGGAAACGTGCCAGTCATCCCGATTAGTGCGAAGTCGGGAGAGAATATGGATCTACTGGAGGAGAATATTATCTTGGTTAGCGATGGCATGGAATTGCAGGCTGAGGTAGGGAAAAATACCCTAGTAGAAGGTTGGATCTTGGAAAGTGAAGTCCAGAAAACACTGGGGAACGTTAGTACAGTTCTAATAAAGAAGGGAATCATACGCAAGGGTGCTGTATTGCTGTCTGGGAACACTTATTGTAAGGTAAGGAATTTGATCGGCGAAAATGGTGCTTCGGTCGCAATGGCGACTCCTGCACAGGCTGTTGAAGTCACTGGTTGGAAGCAGCTGCCAATGGCAGGCGACCAAGTTATCCAAGTAGACTCTGAGGCTATTGCGAAAAAATACGTTGGCAAGCGTTTACACCTGATCGAGCTAGAAAAAGAAGCCAGTACTGTAGACAAAATGAATGAAGCAAGGGCCCTAGTACATGAAACACCAACTGATTTGGGTACCGATGACACTGAACCAGAACCAGTTGTCCCTGAGGGTCCCCGGAGTGTAAATTTCATTGTCAAGGCTGATTTCTACGGTTCCTTGGAAGCTATCACAGAAAGTATATCGCACCTAGGCAACGACGAAGTGATATGTAAAGTCGTCGAAGCATCAGTGGGGATCCCAACCATCAATGATTTAAGTTTGGCGCGGATAACGGATAGTGTCATTCTCTGTTTCAATCTAGGTAACTTGCCAGGAGATGTTCTAAACAACAAAGAAAAGATAGAAATACGGCAGTACACTGTCATCTACAAGCTAATTGAGGATGTAACTGAGCGCTTGACCGAAAATTTGGAGCCTATCTATGAGGATAAGGTAATAGCAACCGCAGACATCAAAGAAATATTCATGTTCGATTTGAAACACAAAGTGATTCGCATTGCTGGTTGCAAAGTGAACAATGGTAAACTCACTAGAAACTCATTGGTTAAGATCACACGTGGTCCAGAAGAAAAGGTCATTTTTGATGGCAAACTGGCGACCTTAAAGCAGGGCAAAGAGGCAGCGAAAGAGGTAACCAAAGGAAATGAATGTGGTGTCACATTCGATGATTTTGAAGATTATTTAGCAGGCGATAAAATATTGGTTTATGAAAAAGTCAAAGTTCCTAGATATTTGTAA
- the PGK1 gene encoding phosphoglycerate kinase (Syntenic homolog of Saccharomyces cerevisiae YCR012W (PGK1)) translates to MGRSWGLLWMACLLYGVFTECRRSSQHAHTGKMSLSSKLTVKDLSLAGKRVFIRVDFNVPLDGKTITSNQRIVAALPTIKYVLEQGPKAVVLASHLGRPNGERNEKYSLAPVAAELEKLLGQKVNFLDDCVGEHVTAAVNGAAAGSVFLLENLRFHIEEEGSRKVDGEKVKASAEDVQKFRQGLMSLADVYVNDAFGTAHRAHSSMVGFELPERAGGFLLSRELEYFSKALENPTRPFLAILGGAKVADKIQLIDNLLDKVDSIVIGGGMAFTFKKVLENMEIGNSIYDKAGAEIVPKLAEKAKKNGVKIVLPVDFVIGDDFSQDANTKIVSASEGIPSGWEGLDCGPESRKLFSETIASAKTIVWNGPPGVFEIPKFSEGTQAMLAAAVKASEAGSTVIIGGGDTATVAKKYGVVEKISHVSTGGGASLELLEGKDLPGVTFLSSKQ, encoded by the coding sequence ATGGGCCGGTCGTGGGGTCTGCTCTGGATGGCGTGCTTGCTGTACGGCGTGTTCACAGAGTGTCGCAGATCTTCACAGCACGCACACACAGGAAAAATGTCGCTATCCTCTAAGCTAACAGTCAAGGACCTGAGCCTTGCGGGCAAACGCGTGTTCATCCGCGTGGACTTCAACGTGCCGCTAGACGGGAAGACGATCACGTCGAACCAGCGCATTGTGGCCGCGCTACCCACGATCAAGTACGTGTTGGAGCAGGGCCCCAAGGCGGTGGTGTTGGCGTCGCACCTAGGGCGGCCCAACGGCGAGCGCAACGAGAAGTACTCGTTGGCGCCGGTGGCCgcggagctggagaagCTGCTGGGCCAGAAGGTGAACTTCCTGGACGACTGCGTGGGCGAGCACGTGACCGCTGCGGTCAAcggcgcggctgcgggGTCCGTGTTCCTGCTTGAGAACCTGCGGTTCCACATCGAGGAGGAGGGCTCGCGCAAGGTGGACGGCGAGAAGGTCAAGGCGTCTGCGGAGGACGTGCAGAAGTTCCGCCAGGGCCTCATGTCGCTCGCGGACGTCTACGTCAACGACGCCTTCGGCACCGCGCACAGAGCGCACTCCTCGATGGTCGGCTTCGAGCTGCCTGAGAGGGCCGGCGGCTTCTTGTTGTCGCGCGAGCTGGAGTACTTCAGCAAGGCGTTGGAGAACCCTACGAGACCCTTCTTGGCGATCCTGGGCGGTGCCAAGGTTGCCGACAAGATCCAGTTGATCGACAACTTGTTGGACAAGGTCGACTCGATTGTGATCGGCGGTGGCATGGCCTTCACCTTCAAGAAGGTGCTTGAGAACATGGAGATCGGTAACTCCATCTACGACAAGGCGGGTGCCGAGATCGTTCCTAAGCTAGCGGAGAAGGCCAAGAAGAACGGCGTCAAGATCGTGTTGCCTGTGGACTTCGTGATCGGCGACGACTTCTCCCAGGACGCCAACACCAAGATTGTCTCTGCCTCCGAGGGCATTCCATCCGGCTGGGAGGGTCTAGACTGTGGTCCTGAGTCCAGAAAGCTGTTCAGCGAGACCATCGCGAGCGCGAAGACCATCGTGTGGAACGGCCCACCAGGTGTCTTTGAGATTCCAAAGTTCTCCGAGGGTACCCAGGCCATGCTTGCGGCCGCTGTCAAGGCCTCCGAGGCTGGCAGCACCGTCATCATCGGCGGTGGTGACACCGCTACCGTGGCCAAGAAGTACGGTGTGGTCGAGAAGATCTCCCATGTGTCCACCGGTGGTGGTGCCTCCCTAGAGCTATTGGAGGGTAAGGACCTACCAGGTGTCACCTTCTTGTCCAGCAAGCAGTAG